A window of Hemibagrus wyckioides isolate EC202008001 linkage group LG03, SWU_Hwy_1.0, whole genome shotgun sequence contains these coding sequences:
- the LOC131345244 gene encoding ATP-binding cassette sub-family E member 1, whose translation MSEKPIRIAIVNQDKCKPKKCKQECKKSCPVVRMGKLCIEVTTQSKIVWISESLCIGCAICIKKCPFGALAIVNLPSNLEKETTHRYCANSFKLHRLPIPRPGEVLGLVGTNGIGKSTALKILAGKQKPNLGKYDAPPDWQEILAYFRGSELQNYFTKILEDDLKAIVKPQYVDQIPKTVKGSIGSILSRKDDTKTEAVVCEQLDLTHLRDRNVEDLSGGELQRFACAVVCIQRADIFMFDEPSSYLDVKQRLKAAITIRSLITPDRYIIVVEHDLSVLDYLSDFICCLYGVPSAYGVVTMPFSVREGINIFLDGYVPTENLRFRDASLVFKVAETATEEEVKKMCRYQYPNMKKAMGDFELQIIEGEFTDSEIMVMLGENGTGKTTFIRLLAGRLKPDNGGEVPILNVSYKPQKISPKFKGSVRALLHEKIRDAYTHPQFVTDVMKPMQIDSIIDQDVQNLSGGELQRVALTLCLGKPADVYLIDEPSAYLDSEQRLMAARVIKRFILHAKKTAFVVEHDFIMATYLADRVIVFDGVPSQRTTANTPQMLLAGMNKFLSLLEITFRRDPNNFRPRINKLNSIKDVEQKRSGNYFFLDD comes from the exons ATGTCTGAAAAACCGATCCGGATTGCTATCGTGAACCAAGATAAATGCAAGCCAAAGAAATGCAAGCAGGAATGCAAGAAGAGCTGCCCGGTGGTCCGAATGG GCAAACTGTGTATAGAGGTGACCACACAGAGCAAAATTGTTTGGATCTCTGAATCACTCTGTATAGGATGCGCTATCTGTATTAAG AAATGTCCCTTTGGTGCTTTGGCTATCGTCAATCTGCCAAGCAACCTGGAGAAAGAGACCACACACAGATACTGTGCCAACTCTTTTAAGCTACACAG GTTACCAATCCCTAGACCAGGTGAGGTTTTAGGGCTGGTTGGTACTAATGGCATTGGAAAATCAACAGCACTGAAGATCCTCGCTGGAAAACAAAAGCCCAACCTGGGGAAATATGAT GCTCCCCCGGACTGGCAGGAAATCCTGGCTTACTTCCGAGGATCTGAACTGCAGAACTACTTCACGAAGATCCTGGAAGACGACCTGAAAGCCATTGTGAAGCCTCAGTATGTCGACCAGATCCCCAAAACTGTCAAG GGAAGTATAGGCTCTATTCTGAGCAGGAAGGATGACACTAAGACAGAGGCTGTAGTCTGTGAACAACTTG ATCTGACTCACCTCAGGGACAGGAATGTTGAGGATCTCTCAGGAGGAGAGCTACAGCGTTTCGCCTGTGCAGTGGTGTGCATCCAGAGAGCAGACAT TTTCATGTTTGATGAGCCCTCCAGTTACCTGGACGTGAAGCAGCGTTTGAAAGCTGCCATCACCATTCGCTCTCTTATCACACCAGACAG ATACATAATTGTTGTAGAGCATGATCTGAGTGTTCTGGACTACCTGTCTGACTTCATCTGCTGTCTGTATGGAGTACCCAGTGCCTACGGTGTCGTTACCATGCCCTTCAGTGTACGAGAAG GCATCAACATTTTCCTGGACGGATATGTCCCGACCGAGAACCTCCGCTTCCGTGACGCCTCACTGGTTTTCAAAGTAGCCGAGACAGCCACCGAAGAGGAGGTGAAGAAGATGTGTCGCTATCAGTACCCCAATATGAAGAAGGCCATGGGTGACTTCGAGCTGCAGATCATCGAGGGCGAGTTCACCGACTCTGAGATCATGGTCATGCTTGGAGAAAATG GAACTGGGAAAACTACATTCATCAGGCTGCTTGCTGGCCGATTAAAACCAGATAACGGAG GAGAAGTCCCGATCCTCAACGTCAGCTACAAACCTCAAAAGATCAGCCCCAAGTTCAAA GGTAGCGTGCGTGCCCTGCTGCACGAGAAGATCCGGGACGCGTACACGCACCCACAGTTCGTCACGGACGTCATGAAGCCCATGCAGATCGACAGCATCATCGATCAGGAT GTTCAGAATCTGTCTGGAGGAGAGCTGCAGAGAGTAGCGCTCACTCTCTGTCTGGGAAAACCTGCAGACGTCTACCTGATAGACGAGCCCTCGGCGTACCTGGACTCAGAGCAGAGGCTGATGGCTGCCAGAGTTATTAAACG ATTCATCCTCCATGCAAAGAAGACAGCTTTCGTAGTCGAGCATGACTTCATCATGGCCACGTACCTGGCCGACCGTGTCATCGTGTTCGATGGCGTCCCGTCACAGAGGACGACTGCAAACAC GCCACAGATGCTGCTTGCTGGAATGAACAAGTTCCTTTCACTGCTGGAGATTACGTTCAGGAGAGATCCCAACAACTTCAGACCAAGAATAAACAAACTCAATTCCATTAAG GATGTCGAACAGAAGAGAAGTGGCAACTATTTTTTCCTCGATGATTAG